TTTCTGGTTCTGGTCGGTGCCGATGGCGCGTTCGCTGACGAGCAGCGACGGCTCGGGTGAGCTGACCGGCAGGCGGACGCGGGCAAAGAGCCCGGGGACGAGCCGGCCATCGGTATTGGGGAAAGCCATACGCACGACGAGGCTGCCGGTGGCGGGATCGATGCGATTGTCGGTGGACTCGATGACGCCGCGGTGAGGGAAGTTTTCCTCGTCGCTCAACTGCATCTCGACCGGCACGCGGCCATCCTTGTCCGTGGCGATGCGGCCGGCGGCGCGGAGGCGGTTGAAGGCGAGAACGGTGTCCTCGTCCGCATCGGCGTACACATAGACCTCGCCGACCGAGACGATGGAGGTCAGCAGGGTGGCGCCGGCGGGCGAACCCGAGACGAGATTGCCCGCGGTGACGTAGGCGCGGTTGACGCGCCCGCCGACCGGCGCGCGCACCTCGGTGTGTTCGAGGTCGAGCTGCGCGGTGGCGAGGGTGGCTTCGGCGGAGAGCAGTTCGGCGCGGACCTCGGCGAAGCGGGTGCTGCGGGTGTCGGCTTCCTCCTCCGAGATGGCCCGGGTCTTGAGCAGGGCATCGGAGCGGCGTGCCTCGCGTGCGGCGATGCTGAGGCGGACGCGGGCGCGTTCGACCCCGGCGGTGGCTTGGTTGACCTGCGCGCGGTACTGGCGCGGGTCGATGACGAAGAGTACGTCGCCCTTGTTAACGAGTTCGCCGGCCCTGAGCCGGACTTCGTCGATGTAGCCGGAAACGCGGGGACGCACTTCCACCGTTTCGGTGGCGTCCACGCGGCCGAGCAGTTCGCGGTGATCGGTGACGATGCGTTGCTCGACCGGCGCGACGGTGACTCTGGGCGCAGGCGGGGGAGTCGCGGTCGAACCGGTTTCGGCGGCAGTGGCTCCGTCGATGAGATAGACGCCGCCACCCACGCCGAGCGCGAGCAGAAGGGCGAGAATGGCGGGCAGGCGGAAATGGGAAACGAGGGAGCCTCCGGCGGCGACGGCGGTGATTTCGGTGGCGGCCGTGCTGCGGCCGGGTGTCGGGTCGTCTGGATTCATGATGAATGGAATGAGGATGCGGTTAGTAGTTGACTAAATAGTAAACAATCCGGGCAAAAAAATGCTACACGGGTTCGGGCAAGCGGGAAGAGCCGAGGATTTCGAGCGCGAGGCCGGGGAGGGTGCGGAGAAAGGCCAAGTCGTTCTGGATGCGCGCCTGGCCGAGGCTGCCTTCGAAGAGGGCGAAAAGGCTGCGTGCCTTGGCGGCGGCATCGCCGGCGGGGAGGGTGCCTTCGGCCTGGGCGTCGCGGATGGCGGATTCGAAGTAGCGAATCTGCTTCTGGAGGATTTCCTGCACCTTGAGGCGGATGGATTCGTCCTGGTTGCAGATTTCCGAGCCGAGGGAAAAACAGGGGCAGCCGAGGACGCGGCCGTGTTCTTTTTGCAGGCGGGCCTGATTGTCGTGGCTGGCCCGGAAAAAGTTGCGGATGCGTTCGAGCGGGGGGAGGGAGGCGGAAAACAGGCTATCCCAGACGGGCTTGCTGTTTTCGGTCCAGTTGGTGTCGATGGCGGCGACGGCGAGATCGGACTTGGAGTTGAAGAAGTAATAAAAACTGCCTTTCTTCACGCCGGCCTTGTCGCAGATGGCGTCGATCGTGACCATGCCGTAGCTGCGTTCCCAGATCAGGTCGCGCGCGGCTTCGAGCAAACGTTCTTTAGAGTCACTTGGACGGCCCATGACGGACTACATTGTTGACTGTTTGGTAAACTACAAGCGCGAAATGCAATTTTTTCGAAATCGGGCTATTCGCGGAATTTCTTTTCACGAGTAGCGCAGCAGCATTTGCAGTCCTTCCGACGCGTTCGCGCGAGCCCATTGCAGTCAATCTGGTTCGATCTGGAGGGCGGGAAACTTGATGTTCCCGTGTCACGTCGGTCAATCTTCCTTTTCGTTAGGATCTCTATCTTCGTTTTGCCGGGTATTTTGTGGTTCGCGCGGATTTGGTTGTATGTTGTGGCACTATTCGACCTTTATACGCGCCGCAGCGTTGGCTGGGCCATGGATCAGATGCCATCGCTGGCGGTCAACGCCCTGAAAATGGCCATCGCGCAACGCCGCCCCGCGTCCGCGCTGATTGTGCACTCGGACCGGGGCAGCCAGTTCGCCAGCGCAGCGTTTCGTGACACACTCAGGGCAAACCAACTCGTTGCTTCGATGAGCCGGAAGGCCAATTGCTACGACAACGCCCATATGGAATCGTTTTGGAGCAATCTGAAATTATCACCGCAAATTTGCCACGCGCAGCGAGGCGCGCTCGGCGATCTTTGATTATATTGAATCATTTTATAATCGCACCCGGCTCCACTCGAGTCTGGGTTATCAAAGTCCTGTTCAATTCGAATCACAACTAGACCAAATCAAATCACCCTAATCCCGTGTCCGAATTATCGGGGCAAGCCCACTATGACCTTTCTCTGTTCCTTGCATGCTTTGGTAAACCTGCGCATGGCAACCGAAGGGGCGGCCCGGCTGAATATTGAGCAGGCATTGAGCGAAATCGGAAAACTCGATATGCACTGACTTGGAGGCGCCCCTGCCCAAGATATGAAACCATCCGGCAATCTTATTTTTGGTTTGATTTTTGCGTTCTTTGTTCTCGTGACGGCCTCGTTCTGGGCGTTCTGGGGTGCCAGCGAAAATTTTCATGAGGCGTGGCATTATAAAAGCATATTTCTCAACCTGAAGTGGACTTTGGCCTATCTGGCGCCTTCGGCCGCCTTTGTCGGGCTGGGGGTGTTGGGCATAAAGCGGCCTGTCATCGGCGGGGCGACGATTTGCGTGCTGGCCGGCGCGCTGATGGTTTGGTGGCTGATGGAACGCTGGCCACCTTCTCCAAAAGACTTTATTCATGTCGCCATGCTCTCGTCGCTGCTGTTGCTTGCAGGAGGGCTGCTGTGCCTGTTTGGGCGTGTTCCGCATGCGGCGCTTGTTGTGAAGATGGTGATCGGGGTGCCCGCGCTGATCGCCGTTGCCTGCTCGGTCGAGCCGGTCTGGCGAATCGCCCATCGGCACTATGACGGCGATCTCGGGGCCAGAGAGGTGGACGGGCAGGGGACGCGTTTGATCTGGGCGCCATCGGGGCCGGGATGGGATACGGGCGGACAGGTAAGCTATGCGAAGGCACAATTTATCGCCACCCACCTCAGTGCGGACGGGAGAACCGTCATGGACCGTCCTCAAGGGATATGGCGCCTGCCTGCGGTGGACGAAATCGTTCGGTCTCTCACGCGCGACGGACAGAATGCGGGGGGCGTTTGGGCTGGTGAAACGCGGCGCGCCAGTTACATGCGCATGCCCGACAAGGAGAGTCCTTTGTGGACCCCCTATGCCCCTGTCATCTACTATTGGACGCAAAGTCCCGGGGTGAAGGGAAGCAGCAGATGGACAATCTGCTACAATGGAAGAGTCATGTCGCGCGCGGAAAAGACATCCATGCGGAGCCTGGGTTTCCGTCTCGTTCGGGAAACAAGGACGCCGTGAGTCACCCTGCGACTGGCGCAATGGACTGGCAAAACCATGCAAACCACTTTTCCCCCTCTCTTTCTTCTTTCCTC
This genomic stretch from Termitidicoccus mucosus harbors:
- a CDS encoding DDE-type integrase/transposase/recombinase, with the translated sequence MQSIWFDLEGGKLDVPVSRRSIFLFVRISIFVLPGILWFARIWLYVVALFDLYTRRSVGWAMDQMPSLAVNALKMAIAQRRPASALIVHSDRGSQFASAAFRDTLRANQLVASMSRKANCYDNAHMESFWSNLKLSPQICHAQRGALGDL
- a CDS encoding TetR/AcrR family transcriptional regulator, which codes for MGRPSDSKERLLEAARDLIWERSYGMVTIDAICDKAGVKKGSFYYFFNSKSDLAVAAIDTNWTENSKPVWDSLFSASLPPLERIRNFFRASHDNQARLQKEHGRVLGCPCFSLGSEICNQDESIRLKVQEILQKQIRYFESAIRDAQAEGTLPAGDAAAKARSLFALFEGSLGQARIQNDLAFLRTLPGLALEILGSSRLPEPV
- a CDS encoding IS3 family transposase; the protein is MESFYNRTRLHSSLGYQSPVQFESQLDQIKSP
- a CDS encoding efflux RND transporter periplasmic adaptor subunit, producing the protein MNPDDPTPGRSTAATEITAVAAGGSLVSHFRLPAILALLLALGVGGGVYLIDGATAAETGSTATPPPAPRVTVAPVEQRIVTDHRELLGRVDATETVEVRPRVSGYIDEVRLRAGELVNKGDVLFVIDPRQYRAQVNQATAGVERARVRLSIAAREARRSDALLKTRAISEEEADTRSTRFAEVRAELLSAEATLATAQLDLEHTEVRAPVGGRVNRAYVTAGNLVSGSPAGATLLTSIVSVGEVYVYADADEDTVLAFNRLRAAGRIATDKDGRVPVEMQLSDEENFPHRGVIESTDNRIDPATGSLVVRMAFPNTDGRLVPGLFARVRLPVSSPEPSLLVSERAIGTDQNQKFVFTVGADNTVAYRTVRIGPALDSQRVVRDGLKPGERVIVNGLHRVRPGMTVTPELASNDTATTPAATVALR